The DNA sequence CGGGGTCGGGTCGGGCGCGGGGCAGGCGCCTCGACCTGTCTGCTGATGTATCATGGGCCCTTGAACGAGACCGGGGCCCGCCGCCTGACCACGCTGCGCGACACCGAGGACGGGTTCCGCATCGCGGAGGTCGACCTTGAGATGCGGGGCGCGGGCGATGTGATCGGCACTGCGCAATCGGGCCTGCCGCGGTTCCGCATCGCGGACCTGGAACACCAGGCCGGGCTGATGGCGGTGGCGCGCCAGGACGCACGGTCGCTGCTGGAACGCGACCCGACACTGGAGACCCCGCGGGGGCAGGCGCTGCGGCTGCTGATGTGGCTGATGCAGCAGGATCATGCGATTCGACTGATCCAGGTTGGCTGACAAGGCGGAATGTTCTTAAAAAGTTCTTTACCGAATCGAGAGAACATGAGAACAAAGAGGCAACAGAGAGGAGTTGCCGTCATGACCAAAGACACTGCCATCGACCTGATCGGGGCCGCCGCGCTCAGCCTGACCACCATTGTCCTGCTGTGGCTGCCCGCCATGCTGCAGGTCTGACCGACTGCCCCGCGACGCAGGGATGGCGCCCCGCCTGTGCGCCATCCGTCCCCAAAGCTCGCGCACCTGGCCGGCCCCGCAGGAGGCCGGCCCTTTTCATGCGGATGCCTTGTCCAGCGCCTCCAGCGTGGCGTCCCAGGCCAGCAGGATCGACGGATGGCGGTTGGGATAGGCGCGCGCAGGCGTCAGCGCCTCGAGGTCGGAAAAGGGCGCGCCGGGGGCGGGGGCATCCTGGGTCAGCATCGCGCGCAGCTGATCGCGCGCCTGCACGATGCCCGCCCGGTCCATGCCGATCACCGCCTGTCCCAGCACGGATGCCGAAGCCTGACCCAGGGCGCAGGCCCGCACCTCCTGCGCGAAATCGCTGATGCGGCCATCGGCCATCGACAGGTGCACAGTCACGGACGATCCACATTGCGGCGACCGGCGCTGGACGCTCGCCTGTGCGTCGTCCAGCCGGCCCTGATGGGGGATGGCGGTCGTCAGCGCGAGGATGCGTCGCGAGTAAAGCTGCATCAGATCGGTTTCGGCCATGCGTCATCCCTTGGGGTTTCATCAGCGCGGGTCGATGAGTAGATAGGGACGGCCATGCCGAAAGGAAACCCGATGTTCGACCCCCTCAGCCTGAAATATGACGCGGCCGGCCTGATCCCCGCCATCGCGCAGGACGCCGCCTCGGGCGAGGTGCTGATGATGGCCTGGATGAACGCCGACGCCGTGGCCCGGACGCTGGAGACAGGACGCGTGACCTATTGGTCGCGGTCGCGGTCGTCGTTCTGGATCAAGGGCGAAAGTTCGGGCCACGTTCAGGCGCTGGTCGAGATGCGCGTCGACTGCGACCGCGACTGTCTGCTGGTGCTGGTCGACCAGACCGGGCCCGCCTGCCACACGAACCGGCGCAGCTGCTTTTACACCGGCATCCGGGACGGGGCCGAGGTCGTGCTGACCGAACCGATGGTCTAAAGCCCGACCATGCGGCGGATGTCGTCCGGGGACGCTCCGTCCGACCGGTACTGGCGGATTGCGCGGGCATCGTCGCGCTTCGCCAACCGCCGCCCCGCCGTGTCGCGGATCAGCCGGTGGTGCAGATAGGCCGGCGTCGGCAGGTCCAGCAGGTGCTGCAGCAGCACGTGGATATGGGTCGACGCGAACAGGTCCATCCCCCGCGTCACCAGCGTGATCCCCTGTGCGGCGTCGTCCACGACAACCGCCAGATGATAGGACGTACCCATCCCCCGGCGCGACAGGACGACGTCGCCGATGCCCGCAAGGAACTGCTGACGGGTAAGGATGTGGCTTCGGCCTTGATCCGTGAACCCGATGCTGTCCAGCCCAAGCGCGTCGAAGGCGCGACCGGCGTCCAGCCGGATCACGTCATCAGGGCCGGCATCGCGCAGGTCGCGGTGGCGGCAGGTGCCCGGATAGATCAGGCCATCCGGCCCGGCAGGCAGGGCGCCCTCCTGCGGGGCGGACAGCGCTGCGCGGATATCCCCCCGGCGGCAGCGGCAGGGATAGGTCAATGGCGCCAGCCGCGCCAGCGCGTCCTGATAGGCGGGCATGCGGTCGGACTGGCGCATGACCGGCCGCGGCCAGTCCAGGCCCAGCCAAGCCAGGTCCTTGAAGATCGCGGCCTCGTATTCCGGGCGACAGCGGTCGCGGTCGATATCCTCGATCCGCAGGTGGAAATCCCCCTGCGCCGCCGCGGTCAGGGCCGAAAACGCATGGCCCAGGTGCAGCAGCCCCGTGGGCGACGGCGCGAACCGTGTTACTGGGCGGCCAGCCATGCGTTGAAATCGTCCTTGGCGCGCTGCGTGTAGGCGGGATAGCGGTCCTTGCGGCCGCGGCGACCCGACCGGCTGTCGGGCAGGGGCGGGAACAGGCCAAAGTTCACGTTCATCGGCTGAAAGGTCTTGGCCTCGGCCCCGCCGGTGATGTGGTTGACCAGCGCGCCCATCGCGGTGGTGAAGGGCGGCGGCGCCAGATCGCGCCCCAGGGCCTGGGCTGCGGCCATGCGCCCTGCCAGCAGCCCCATCGCGGCGCTTTCGACGTATCCCTCGACCCCGGTGACCTGCCCGGCAAAGCGCAGGTTCGGCGCCAGGCGCAGGCGCATGCGGTCGTCCAGCAACGTCGGTGAGTTCAAAAAGCTGTTGCGGTGGATGCCGCCAAGCCGGGCAAAGCTGGCATTCTGCAGGCCAGGGATCATCCGGAACACCTGGGTCTGCGCACCGTATTTCATCTTGGTCTGAAAGCCCACGATATTGTACAGCGTGCCGAGCGCGTTGTCGCGGCGCAGCTGGACCACGGCATAGGCCTTTTCCTGAGGCTTGTGGGCATTGGTCAGGCCCACGGGCTTCATCGGACCGTGGCGCAGGGTCTCGCGGCCGCGTTCGGCCATGACCTCGATGGGCAGGCAGCCATCGAAATAGCCCGCGGTCTCGCCCTCGTGGAACTCGGTCTTGTCGGCGGCCAGAAGCGCGTCGATGAAGGCCTCGTATTCGTCGCGGTTCATCGGGCAGTTGATATAGGCCTTCTGCTCGGCCTCCGTCTCGCCCTTGTCATAGCGCGACTGCTCCCAGGCGATCGACATGTCGATCGTGTCGGCATGCACGATGGGCGCAATGGCGTCGAAGAAGGCCAGCGCGTCCGTCCCCGTCACGCCGCGGATCGCCCCGGCCAGCGCGTCCGAGGTCAGCGGCCCCGTCGCCACGATCCAGTTGCCGGTGCCGGGCAGTTCGGTGATCTCTCCGGGAACGATGGTGATCAGCGGCTCCGCCTGCAGCGCGGCGGTGACGGCGGCCGAAAAGGCCTCGCGGTCCACGGCCAGCGCGCCGCCCGCGGGCAGGCGGTAACGGCCCGCCATCTCCATGATCAGACCGCCGGCGGCCCGCATCTCCCAGTGCAGCTGGCCGACGGCGTTCATCACGTCGTCATCGGACCGGAAGCTGTTCGAACAGACCATCTCGGCGCAGTCGCCGGTCTTGTGGGCAAAGGTTTCGACCTGCGGGCGCATCTCGTGCAGCACGACGGGCACGCCCATCCGGGTGATCTGCCAGGCGGCTTCCGATCCGGCAAGGCCGGCACCGATGATGTGGACGGGTTCCATGCGTGTCTCCTTGACGGGTGGGCTAGCAAGGCCGTGGCGGAATGGAAAGGGGCGGCGCCGTCGGCACCGCCCCCAGGGTCATGCGACCGATCCGCGCGGGATCAGGCCTCGGCGGCTGCCTCGGCGGCGTCGCCGTCCTCTGCATCATCCTCGGCGCGCAGGGCCGACGGTGCGGCCAGGTTCGCGATGACGAAGTCGCGGTCGATCGTCGCCTTGGCGCCGTTCGGCAGCGTGACGTCGCTGATGTGGATAGTGTCGCCGATCTGGCGGCCTTCCAGGTCCACGGTCAGATGATCGGGGATGTCACCCGCGGTCACGACCAGCTCGACCTCGGGACGCACGGTGACCAGGGTGCCACCGCGCTTGAGACCGGGGCACTTGTCCTCGTTGATGAACTCGACCGGGATGAACAGGTTCACCTTGGACGTGCGGCGCAGGCGCATGAAGTCGATGTGGATCGGCAGATCCTTGACGACGTCGCGCTGGACGCCGCGGCAGATGACGCGGACATCGTCCTGGCCCTCGACCTGCAGGTTCCACAGCGTGGACATGAAGCGGCCGGCGCGCAGCGTGGTCAGCAGCTTGTTGAAGTCGAACGCGATCGAGACGGGCTCTTTGCCGTCGCCATACACGATACCGGGCACCTTGCCTTCGCGGCGGGTCTGGCGGGCGGCCCCCTTGCCTGACCCCGCGCGTGCCTCGGCCACCAGATTCGGAATCTCTTTGGCCATTTTCTTAATCCTTAACCATGATTGAAGACGCCACCCTCCAAGGGTGCGTGGCGCCAAGCGGTGCCCTTAGCGCAGACAGGCCCGGATGTGAAGTCAGAAATACCACGCCGCGCGACGCATGCGCGCAGGTGAATTGACTTGCCGGTCCCCCCGGCCCTATGGGCCGACAGGGCCTGCGCGCAAGGCGTGGGCGGGGCTTGGGGGCAGCGGTGGACAAGACGCAGACGCGGCAGATGTCGGTGGACTATCTGCGGGTGGTGCTGGCCGCCTTCGTGGTCGTCGCGCATTCGGGCCTTGCCCGAGAGACGTTCCGGACCTGGGGCGATGCGGGCCTGGTCGCGCTGGCCACGGGCAACAGCGTGCTGCGCGTCGCGGTGCCGGTCTTCACGCTGATCGCGGGGTATTTCCTGGCATCGGTGCTGCGGCGGGCGCGGCTGTCGGATTGGGTGGGGCATCTGCTGGTGCTCTATGCCGTCTGGTCGGCGGTCTATCTGCTGTTCCTGTGGCCCTATTACACGAACCGGCCCCTTGGACTGACCGCGACCGAACTGACGCTTGGCTTCATGCACCTGTGGTTTCTGGAGGGGCTGGCGATCTCCGGCGTGATCCTGGGCGCGGTGCGGCTGCTGGGATCGGGGGCCGTGGTCGCGTCGGCGGTCGTGCTGGGGCTGGTGGGGGTCGCGCTGCAATACGCGCGGATGGCCGGCCTGTCCGAGATGCCCGTCGAACATTATCGCAACGGCCCCTTCTACCTCTATCCCTATCTGGTGATGGGCTGGTTGATGGCCGTGCATCCGCCGCGCCTGTCGACGGCCCTTCTGTGGGCGATGGTCGCGGGGGGGCTGGTCCTGACCATCGGCGAAAGCCTGTACTGGCTGCGCCGCATCGGAGAGGAGCCGCTGCTGGAGATCCCGGTCGGCCACCTGATCCTGTGTCCGGCGCTGCTGCTGCTGGTAATGCGGCTGCGGATGCCTGACACGGCGCTGCCCTTGGGGCGGGCGGCGGCGGGGATCTATGTGCTGCACGTGATTGTTCTGCAGGGGCTGCCGAAGCTGGGGGTGGACCATCCCGGCGTCACGGCGGTCCTGGGGATCGCCTTGCCGTTCCTGCTGGTCTGGGGCGTCAGCCTCGCGGGCCGACGCCACCGCTGGTTGTCGCGCCTGTTCTAGGCCGGCTGGCCGATCTGGTATTCGTCCAGGAAGTCGCGCGGGATCAGCAGATGCTCGGGCCCGATATTGTCCAGGTCGCGTTCGCCGCACAGCGCCATGCTGATGTCCAGCTCCTTGCGGATGATCTCCAGCGCGCGGGTCACGCCGGCCTCTCCCATCGCGCCCAGCCCGTGCAGCCAGGCCCGTCCGATCCAGGTGCCGTGCGCGCCAAGCGCCAGCGCCTTGAGCACGTCCTGACCCGACCGGATGCCGCTGTCCATGTGGACCTCGACCCGGTCGCCCACCGCCTTGACGATATGGGGCAGCATCCGGATCGACGACAGGGCACCGTCCAGCTGGCGCCCGCCATGGTTGCTGACGATGATCGCATCGGCGCCGAAATCGGCGGCCATGCGGGCGTCTTCGGGGTCCAGGATGCCCTTCAGGATCAGCTTGCCACCCCACATGTCGCGGATCCTGGCGATCTTGTCCCAGTCCAGGCGCTCGTCGAACTGCTCCGCCGTCCAGCTCATCAGGCTGGAGGTGTCGCCCACGCCCTTGGCATGGCCCACGATATTGCCGAAGAAGCGGCGCTTGGTCTTCAGCATGCCCATGCCCCACCGCCAGCGGGTGGCCAGGTCCAGCACCGTGGGCAGGGTCATCTTGGGCGGCGCGGACAGGCCGTTCTTCAGGTCCTTGTGCCGCTGGCCCAGGATCTGCAGGTCCAGCGTCAGGACTAGCGCGCTGCAGTTGGCGGCCTTGGCGCGTTCGATGATGGCGGCCACGAAATCCTGGTCCTTCATCACGTACAGCTGGAACATGAAGGGCGCGGTCGTGTGCGCGGCCACGTCCTCGATCGAACAGATCGACATGGTGGACAGGCAGAACGGCACGCCGAACTTCTCGGCCGCGCGGGCGGCGTGGATCTCTCCGTCGGCATGCTGCATGCCTGTCATGCCGACCGGAGCCAGCGCCACCGGCATGGTCACTGCCTGACCCGCCATCTGCCGCGACAGGCGGCGGTCGGACATGTCCACGGCGACCTTCTGGCGCAGCTTCAGCCGCGCGAAATCGGTCGTGTTGTCGCGAAAGGTCTGTTCGGTATAGCTGCCCGATTCCGCGTAATCGTAGAACATCTTGGGCGTGCGGGCGCGGTGCATCCGCTTGAGATCGTCGATGCAGGTGATGACGGGCATGGCATGGCCTTTCGCGAACTGGTCAAAACTTATTACCAGTTGCGCGGGCCCCTGGCAATCACCCGCCCGCGCGTCCCCGCAGGCCCGGATCGACCACAGGGCCGCGCAGCGCATCGGCCCGCGCCTGCAGGGCGGCTGCACGGGCGGCGGTCGCATCCTCCAGCGGTGTGGGGTCGGTGCGGGCCGCGGTCGCATGGGCGGGCAGGGCGGGTTTGGCCAGCGCCTGTTCCGTCGGCAGCAGGCGGGGATAGTCCCCGTCGGCGGTGCAGGCGGCCAGCGTCAGCGCAAGGATCAGGGCGTGCTTCATGGCGGCGACGATACGCGGGCCGTGGGCGCCCGGCAACGCCTTCCCTCGGCCACGGCTGCGCGCTAGACACGGGGCCATGGCCCGCACCACCGGTTCCCGCGCCGAAATCACCGGCCCCCTGATCCGCGACAAGGCCCGCCGCCTGTTCGCGCGGCAGGGCTATGCCGCCGTGTCGATGCGCCAGATCGCGGCTGCCGTGGGCGTGCAGGCCGGCGCGCTCTACGCCTATACGCCCGACAAGCAGGCGCTGCTGGCCGACCTGCTGGAAAGCCACATGCAGGAGCTGCTGGACGCCTGGTCGGACGATCCGGCGGCCGATCCGCTGGCGCGGCTGGAACGCTTCGTGCGGTTCCACATCGATTTCAGCCTTGATCACAGCGACGCGGTGTTCCTGTCCTATATGGAGCTGCGCAACCTGACGCCCGACAATTTCGGCCGCATCGCGGCGCTGCGGGGCCGGTACGAGGCCGCGTTGGAGCGGATCCTGCGCGACGGGGTCGCCTCCCGCTCCATGCGGATCGAGGATCCCAAGCTGACCACACTGGCCCTGATCGCGATGCTGACCGGGGTGACGAACTGGTACCGCGAGGGCGGGCGCCTGGACCGGGGCCGCATCGCCCAGATCTATTGGGGGCTGGCCCGCGGCGCCGTGGGTGCCTGAAGGCGCTTGCTGCCCCCCGCGCCATGCCGGATAATCGCGCCCATGTCCCTGCCCCCCGGTTTCCTTGATGAGATTCGCAACCGCGTCCCGATCAGCCGGGTGATCGGCAAGAAGGTCACGTGGGATCTGCGCAAGTCGAACCAGGCGCGCGGCGATTGGTGGGCACCGTGCCCCTTCCACCAGGAAAAGTCCGCCAGCTTTCACTGCGACGACCAGAAGGGCTATTATTACTGCTTCGGCTGTCAGGCCAAGGGCGACGCCATCGGTTTCCTGCGCGACCATGACGGGATGGAGTTCATCGAGGCGGTCAAGCTCTTGGCCGCCGAGGCCGGGCTGACCATGCCCGAACCCGACCCCCGTGCCCGCGAAAAGACCGACAGGCGGACGCGGCTGCTGGAGGTGACCGAGGCCGCCTGCCGCTGGTTCCGCCTGCAGTTGCAGACCGGCGCCGCGGCGGATGCGCGCGATTACCTAGACCGCCGCGGCCTGGACGCCGCCGCACTGGACCGGTTCGAGATCGGCTTTGCCCCCGATCACCGCACCGCCCTGACCGCGGCTCTGCGCGACAAGGGCTTTGCCGAGGATCAGATCGTCGAGGCCGGCATGTCCGCCCGGCCCGAAGGCGGCGGCGCGGCCTATGACCGGTTCCGGGGGCGCATCATCTTTCCGATCCGCGACGGACAGGGCCGCTGCATCGGCTTTGGCGGCCGGGCGATGGACCCGAACGCGCGGGCGAAATACCTCAACAGCCCGGAAACGCCGCTTTTCGACAAGGGGCGCAATCTGTACAATCTGGGCCCTGCACGCAGCGCGGTCGCCAAGGGCCAGCGGCTGGTCGTGGCCGAAGGCTATATGGACGTGATCGCCTTGGCCCGCGCGGGGTTCGAGGGGGCGGTGGCTCCCCTGGGCACCGCCATCACCGAGGAGCAGCTGCGCCTGATGTGGCGCGTCTCGCCCGAACCGGTGATCGCGCTGGACGGCGATGCGGCGGGCCAGCGCGCGGCGCAGCGGCTGATCGACCTGGCGCTGCCGCTGACCGGACCCGGACAGGCACTGCGCTTTGTCATTTTGCCCGCGGGGCAGGATCCCGACGATCTGATCAAGGCATCCGGCCCGAGCGCGATGGGGGCGCTGCTGGATCAGGCACGGCCCATGCTGGATCTGCTCTGGGCGCGCGAGACGCAGGGGCAGGTCTTCGACAGCCCCGAACGCAAGGCGGCCCTGGATCGCCGCCTGGCCGAGGCTGTTGCCCGCATCCCCGATGAACGTACCCGCGCGCTGTACTCCGAAGATATCCGGCGCAAGCAGTGGGAGCTGTTCGGCGGTGGCGCCCGCAAGACCACCCCGCGGGGGGGCGCGGCCGGGCGTGGTCCGGCCCGGCGCCAAGGGGCCTCGATGGCCCCGCGGGCGGCGTCCCTGCCGGTGGGGATCAACGTCCCGGAACAGGGAGAGGGGACGCTGGAGGGCGCCGCCCTGCTGATCTGTGCGTTGCGCCCTTCAGTCGTGGCGCATGTCGAGGCGCGTCTTGAACGCGTGCTGCCGCGCGACCCGGACCGCGCGGCGCTGCTTCATGATCTGCTGACCCATACCGACAGCCCGGCCGGGCGGCGCGGCCTTGAAACCCTGCGCCGCGACGCCCATCTGGGCCTGACGCCCGCAATCATCGAACGGAAGGACGACGACGGCGCCGTGACGATGCTGCTGGATCTTCTGGACCGCATCGAGGTCGCGCGCGCCACGACGCACGAACTGCCCCGCGCCGAATCCGAGATCCAGGGAGAGGCCGATGAGGGACTGACATGGCGCATCAGCCAGATAACCCGCGCCCGCCACCGGGCCGAGAACCCCGAGATGGAGACGTCGGGCGACATGAACGAGGATCGCGACGCCATGTCGGCGCAATTGTCGGATTGGCTGTCGGGCCAGATCTGGCGCAAGCCGCCCCGGCGGTGACCGCGATTCGCAACCCCCGGGGGTTGCGAATCATCAGCGCGCCCGGCCTTTGATTCGGCCGGGAAGCACGCTAGAACCGAAGCAACTTTGCGACGATTCGCACGCACATGCGAATCACCCGCCCACGATCTCGCCGAGAAGGAGCCCTGGATGGCCGCCAAGGACGATGACCACGACAAGACCGACAAGGACGACAATGCCCATACGCTGGACATGAGCCAGGCGGCGGTCAAGAAGATGATCGCCGAGGCACGCGAGCGTGGCTACATCACCTACGACCAGCTGAACGCCGTCCTGCCGCCCGAGCAGGTCAGCAGCGAGCAGATCGAGGACGTCATGTCGATGCTGTCCGAAATGGGCATCAACGTCATCGAGGACGACGACGCCGCCGAGGAGTCGGAGGGCGGGGCCATCGTCACCACCGGGTCCGGGTCGCGCGAACTGGCCGTGTCGGCCAGCGAGACCGAAAAGCTGGACCGCACCGACGACCCCGTTCGCATGTACCTGCGCGAGATGGGATCGGTCGAGCTGCTCTCCCGCGAGGGCGAGATCGCCATCGCCAAGCGGATCGAGGCGGGCCGCAACACCATGATCGCGGGCCTGTGCGAGAGCCCGCTGACCTTCAAGGCCATCACGCTGTGGCGCGAGGAGCTTCTGGACGAAGAGATCCTGCTGCGCGACGTCATCGATCTCGAGACCACCTTCGGCCAGTCCATGGACGACGAGGAGGCCGAAGAGGTCGAGCTGACCGTCGAGGGCGAGGCCAGCCCTGCCGCGACCAAGCGCGAGGAGTTCGACGCCGACGGCAACCCGCTGCGCGTCGAGGATGACGAGGACGAGGACGAGGGCGCCAACCTGTCGCTGGCCGCGATGGAGGCAAGCCTCAAGCCCAAGGTCCTGGAGACGCTGGAAGCCATCGCCCATCACTACGAGGGGCTGGCCGACATGCAGGACCAGCGCATGTCCGCGACGCTGAACGAGGACAACAGCTTCTCGGCCAGTGCCGAGAGCGACTATCAGAACCTGCGGTCGGAAATCGTCGTCCTGGTGAACTCGCTGCACCTCAACAGCGGCCGGATCGAGGCGCTTGTCGATCAGCTTTACGGCATCAACCGCCGGATCGTCACCATCGACAGCGGCATGGTCAAGCTGGCCGACGCGGCCCGCATCAACCGCCGCGAGTTCATCGACGCCTATCGCGGCAGCGAACTGGACCCGAACTGGGTGGACCGCATGTCCGCGCAGGCCGGGCGCGGCTGGCAGGCGCTGTTCGACCGGTCGCGCGACCAGGTCGAGCGTCTGCGCGGCGACATGGCCGAGGTCGGCCAGTATGTCGGTGTCGACATCGAGGAATTCCGCCGGATCGTGGCCCAGGTCCAGCGCGGTGAGAAGGAGGCCCGTCAGGCCAAGAAGGAGATGGTCGAGGCCAACCTGCGCCTGGTCATCTCGATCGCCAAGAAATACACGAACCGCGGCCTGCAGTTCCTGGACCTGATCCAGGAGGGCAACATCGGCCTGATGAAGGCCGTGGACAAGTTCGAATACCGCCGCGGCTACAAGTTCTCGACCTATGCGACCTGGTGGATCCGTCAGGCGATCACCCGGTCCATCGCGGATCAGGCGCGCACGATCCGCATCCCGGTCCACATGATCGAGACGATCAACAAGCTGGTCCGCACCGGCCGCCAGATGCTGCACGAGATCGGCCGCGAACCGACCCCCGAGGAACTGGCCGAGAAGCTGCAGATGCCGCTGGAGAAGGTCCGCAAGGTGATGAAGATCGCCAAGGAACCGATCAGCCTCGAGACCCCGATCGGGGACGAGGAGGACAGCCAGCTTGGCGATTTCATCGAGGACAAGAACGCCGTCCTGCCGCTGGACAGCGCCATCCAGGAGAACCTCAAGGAGACCACGACCCGTGTCCTGGCCAGCCTGACGCCCCGCGAGGAACGTGTGCTGCGCATGCGCTTCGGCATCGGCATGAACACCGACCACACCCTGGAGGAGGTCGGCCAGCAGTTCAGCGTGACCCGCGAACGCATCCGCCAGATCGAGGCCAAGGCGCTGCGCAAGCTGAAGCATCCGTCGCGGAGCAGAAAGCTGCGGTCTTTCCTTGACCAGTGATCTGGAGGACCTGCAGGGCCTGGGCTTTGTCCTCTACCGCAGCACCGCGCGTGCCGGTCTGGACGGCTCGGCCATGCAGGACATCCTGCGCACCGCGCGCCATCGCAACCAGTCGCTCGGCCTGACCGGATGCCTGCACCACGAGGACGGCCTGTTCTTCCAGTGGCTGGAGGGGCCGGCCGACGGCCTGCGGAAGGTGGTGGCGTCGCTGATGGACGACGACCGTCATCGCGATTTCGAGATTCTGGACCAGGGCGCTTTGGATCACCGGCGCTTTCAGGATTGGCGGATGCGTTTCTCGGACCGGGACAGGGCATCGCTGATGGACTGGTTCGCGCGGTCCGACAGTTCGACCGTGCATCGCGGGGATTATGCAGGCGGCGTGGTCGCCTTCATGATGGGTCTCGATCTCTGACAGCGCCTTGCGCTTGCGGCACAAACTGTGAACACTGCCCCGAAACGACGGGGTGATGACAGGATGCAGTTCGACGATGCCGGGGCGTGGCTTTCCGACATGACGGTGATCGGGCCGGCCTTGGCGGTCGCGCTGGCGCTGCTGCTGTGGTGGCGCGGGCAGGTGGCACTGTCGCGGATGCGTGTGCGCGCGACACTGGCCGAGGATCGACTGCACGAGGCGAACCTGGACCGCACCCGCGCGCAGACCCGGGGCGAGGCGCAGGATGCC is a window from the Paracoccus marcusii genome containing:
- a CDS encoding iron-sulfur cluster assembly scaffold protein, with translation MAETDLMQLYSRRILALTTAIPHQGRLDDAQASVQRRSPQCGSSVTVHLSMADGRISDFAQEVRACALGQASASVLGQAVIGMDRAGIVQARDQLRAMLTQDAPAPGAPFSDLEALTPARAYPNRHPSILLAWDATLEALDKASA
- the hisI gene encoding phosphoribosyl-AMP cyclohydrolase — its product is MFDPLSLKYDAAGLIPAIAQDAASGEVLMMAWMNADAVARTLETGRVTYWSRSRSSFWIKGESSGHVQALVEMRVDCDRDCLLVLVDQTGPACHTNRRSCFYTGIRDGAEVVLTEPMV
- the gluQRS gene encoding tRNA glutamyl-Q(34) synthetase GluQRS, whose protein sequence is MAGRPVTRFAPSPTGLLHLGHAFSALTAAAQGDFHLRIEDIDRDRCRPEYEAAIFKDLAWLGLDWPRPVMRQSDRMPAYQDALARLAPLTYPCRCRRGDIRAALSAPQEGALPAGPDGLIYPGTCRHRDLRDAGPDDVIRLDAGRAFDALGLDSIGFTDQGRSHILTRQQFLAGIGDVVLSRRGMGTSYHLAVVVDDAAQGITLVTRGMDLFASTHIHVLLQHLLDLPTPAYLHHRLIRDTAGRRLAKRDDARAIRQYRSDGASPDDIRRMVGL
- the trmFO gene encoding methylenetetrahydrofolate--tRNA-(uracil(54)-C(5))-methyltransferase (FADH(2)-oxidizing) TrmFO, giving the protein MEPVHIIGAGLAGSEAAWQITRMGVPVVLHEMRPQVETFAHKTGDCAEMVCSNSFRSDDDVMNAVGQLHWEMRAAGGLIMEMAGRYRLPAGGALAVDREAFSAAVTAALQAEPLITIVPGEITELPGTGNWIVATGPLTSDALAGAIRGVTGTDALAFFDAIAPIVHADTIDMSIAWEQSRYDKGETEAEQKAYINCPMNRDEYEAFIDALLAADKTEFHEGETAGYFDGCLPIEVMAERGRETLRHGPMKPVGLTNAHKPQEKAYAVVQLRRDNALGTLYNIVGFQTKMKYGAQTQVFRMIPGLQNASFARLGGIHRNSFLNSPTLLDDRMRLRLAPNLRFAGQVTGVEGYVESAAMGLLAGRMAAAQALGRDLAPPPFTTAMGALVNHITGGAEAKTFQPMNVNFGLFPPLPDSRSGRRGRKDRYPAYTQRAKDDFNAWLAAQ
- a CDS encoding 50S ribosomal protein L25/general stress protein Ctc: MAKEIPNLVAEARAGSGKGAARQTRREGKVPGIVYGDGKEPVSIAFDFNKLLTTLRAGRFMSTLWNLQVEGQDDVRVICRGVQRDVVKDLPIHIDFMRLRRTSKVNLFIPVEFINEDKCPGLKRGGTLVTVRPEVELVVTAGDIPDHLTVDLEGRQIGDTIHISDVTLPNGAKATIDRDFVIANLAAPSALRAEDDAEDGDAAEAAAEA
- a CDS encoding acyltransferase family protein, with translation MDKTQTRQMSVDYLRVVLAAFVVVAHSGLARETFRTWGDAGLVALATGNSVLRVAVPVFTLIAGYFLASVLRRARLSDWVGHLLVLYAVWSAVYLLFLWPYYTNRPLGLTATELTLGFMHLWFLEGLAISGVILGAVRLLGSGAVVASAVVLGLVGVALQYARMAGLSEMPVEHYRNGPFYLYPYLVMGWLMAVHPPRLSTALLWAMVAGGLVLTIGESLYWLRRIGEEPLLEIPVGHLILCPALLLLVMRLRMPDTALPLGRAAAGIYVLHVIVLQGLPKLGVDHPGVTAVLGIALPFLLVWGVSLAGRRHRWLSRLF
- a CDS encoding alpha-hydroxy acid oxidase, coding for MPVITCIDDLKRMHRARTPKMFYDYAESGSYTEQTFRDNTTDFARLKLRQKVAVDMSDRRLSRQMAGQAVTMPVALAPVGMTGMQHADGEIHAARAAEKFGVPFCLSTMSICSIEDVAAHTTAPFMFQLYVMKDQDFVAAIIERAKAANCSALVLTLDLQILGQRHKDLKNGLSAPPKMTLPTVLDLATRWRWGMGMLKTKRRFFGNIVGHAKGVGDTSSLMSWTAEQFDERLDWDKIARIRDMWGGKLILKGILDPEDARMAADFGADAIIVSNHGGRQLDGALSSIRMLPHIVKAVGDRVEVHMDSGIRSGQDVLKALALGAHGTWIGRAWLHGLGAMGEAGVTRALEIIRKELDISMALCGERDLDNIGPEHLLIPRDFLDEYQIGQPA
- a CDS encoding TetR/AcrR family transcriptional regulator, which codes for MARTTGSRAEITGPLIRDKARRLFARQGYAAVSMRQIAAAVGVQAGALYAYTPDKQALLADLLESHMQELLDAWSDDPAADPLARLERFVRFHIDFSLDHSDAVFLSYMELRNLTPDNFGRIAALRGRYEAALERILRDGVASRSMRIEDPKLTTLALIAMLTGVTNWYREGGRLDRGRIAQIYWGLARGAVGA
- the dnaG gene encoding DNA primase — its product is MSLPPGFLDEIRNRVPISRVIGKKVTWDLRKSNQARGDWWAPCPFHQEKSASFHCDDQKGYYYCFGCQAKGDAIGFLRDHDGMEFIEAVKLLAAEAGLTMPEPDPRAREKTDRRTRLLEVTEAACRWFRLQLQTGAAADARDYLDRRGLDAAALDRFEIGFAPDHRTALTAALRDKGFAEDQIVEAGMSARPEGGGAAYDRFRGRIIFPIRDGQGRCIGFGGRAMDPNARAKYLNSPETPLFDKGRNLYNLGPARSAVAKGQRLVVAEGYMDVIALARAGFEGAVAPLGTAITEEQLRLMWRVSPEPVIALDGDAAGQRAAQRLIDLALPLTGPGQALRFVILPAGQDPDDLIKASGPSAMGALLDQARPMLDLLWARETQGQVFDSPERKAALDRRLAEAVARIPDERTRALYSEDIRRKQWELFGGGARKTTPRGGAAGRGPARRQGASMAPRAASLPVGINVPEQGEGTLEGAALLICALRPSVVAHVEARLERVLPRDPDRAALLHDLLTHTDSPAGRRGLETLRRDAHLGLTPAIIERKDDDGAVTMLLDLLDRIEVARATTHELPRAESEIQGEADEGLTWRISQITRARHRAENPEMETSGDMNEDRDAMSAQLSDWLSGQIWRKPPRR